The Tessaracoccus aquimaris sequence GCGAACTGGGCGACATCGTCTTCGTCGAACTCCCCGAGGTCGGCGCGTCCGTGAGCAAGGGCGACGAGGTCGTCGCCATCGACTCCACGAAGGCCGCCTCCGGCATCACCGCCGCGATCGACGGGGTCATCACCGCCGTCAACGAGGACCTCAACGACGCCCCCGAGACGATCAACGCCGACCCGATGGGCACCTGGGTGTTCCGGATCGACCCGACCGACCCCGCCCAGCTCGACGAGCTGATGGACGAGGCCGCCTACCGCGAGATGATCGGCTGAGCCTGTGCCAACCTGGGAGCCCACCGCCTACGACCCCGACGACTTCGCCAACCGGCGCCACATCGGCCCCAGCCCGGCCGAGATGGACGCCATGCTCGGCGCGCTCGGGGTGGATTCGCTCGGCGACCTCATCGACGAGGCCGTGCCGGGCAGCCTCCGTCAGGATCGGCCGCTCGGCTGGGCCCCCATGACGGAGGGCGCGGTGCTCGAGGAGCTTCGGCGCCTCGGGTCGCGCAACGTCGTGCACACGTCGATGATCGGCCAGGGCTACCACGGGACTCTCACCCCGCCCGCCATCCAGCGCAACATCCTGGAGAACCCCGCCTGGTACACGGCCTACACGCCGTACCAGCCGGAGATCGCGCAGGGCCGCCTCGAGGCGCTGCTGAACTTCCAGACCATGGTGATCGACCTGACCGGCCTCGAGGTGGCGGGCGCGTCGCTGCTCGACGAGGCGACCGCGGCGGCCGAGGCCATGGTGATGGCGTTCAACCACGCCCGCGGCAAGCGGAGCAGGTTCTTCGTCGCCGACGACCTGCACCCGCAGGTGCGGGCCGTGCTCGCGACCCGCGCGACGCCCTACGGCATCGACCTGGTCTCGGGGCCCGTCGACGACGCGCGACC is a genomic window containing:
- the gcvH gene encoding glycine cleavage system protein GcvH, which encodes MLKFTTEHEWLDPSGEDVAVGITEHAASELGDIVFVELPEVGASVSKGDEVVAIDSTKAASGITAAIDGVITAVNEDLNDAPETINADPMGTWVFRIDPTDPAQLDELMDEAAYREMIG